One window of Saprospiraceae bacterium genomic DNA carries:
- a CDS encoding peptidoglycan DD-metalloendopeptidase family protein: protein MNKFTLKSIRINFLLHPQYRYIFHAICSSLFIPIGIILWYQLTSQTNPANKPKDSQIKEIQQAIDQTGQLIKQNKSEKNQLLKNLELYQSQISYRTELQNALTNELATTQNELKNLQEQNKSNVLKLQRFKEQYAVLVKNKIIHRITYNPMLTLFHPEDLDAKVLKWYLLEKLEKQRIQTLDSLKTWNQLYTKNFQKLKLELNTQDSLLKNIQSEELRLKQDLSSSGLLIKELDSKEANLNATLTNYKRKKEALTKWIEASVHELVKTKTSTSKTNQIKRMRYPMQSPTIISRFGKNMESGNKNLVIRNNGIDLQSQNPFVSAANPAEVVQIRKMPNQLYLLITKSDDNYIVYSNLNSVLLRNGERIESGTNIGQAAKNEQGFYELHFETWQGKTPTNPMKFLK, encoded by the coding sequence ATGAACAAATTCACCCTAAAATCCATTCGCATAAATTTCCTTTTACATCCACAGTATAGGTACATTTTTCATGCGATTTGCAGCAGTTTGTTTATACCTATTGGCATTATTTTATGGTACCAATTAACTAGCCAAACCAATCCAGCAAATAAACCAAAGGATAGTCAAATTAAAGAGATTCAACAGGCCATTGACCAGACTGGTCAATTGATCAAGCAAAATAAATCGGAAAAAAATCAACTTCTTAAAAATCTTGAATTGTATCAAAGTCAGATTTCGTACCGAACTGAATTACAAAATGCACTTACGAATGAATTAGCCACTACACAGAATGAATTAAAAAATTTACAAGAGCAAAATAAGTCCAATGTATTAAAACTGCAACGTTTTAAAGAACAATATGCTGTTTTGGTAAAGAATAAGATTATTCACCGAATTACCTATAATCCCATGTTGACATTATTCCATCCGGAGGATCTGGATGCTAAAGTTTTAAAATGGTATCTATTGGAAAAACTGGAAAAGCAACGAATACAAACGCTGGATTCTTTAAAAACCTGGAATCAATTGTATACAAAAAACTTTCAAAAGCTTAAACTGGAATTAAATACCCAGGATTCCTTATTGAAGAATATTCAATCCGAAGAACTGCGTTTAAAACAAGATCTATCCAGTTCGGGACTGCTTATTAAAGAATTGGATAGTAAAGAGGCTAATCTCAATGCAACCCTTACGAATTACAAAAGGAAAAAAGAAGCGCTGACTAAATGGATAGAGGCCAGCGTTCATGAGCTTGTAAAAACGAAAACATCCACTTCAAAAACCAATCAGATTAAAAGGATGCGGTATCCCATGCAGTCCCCTACAATCATTTCGAGATTTGGGAAAAACATGGAATCCGGTAATAAAAATCTGGTCATCCGCAACAATGGAATCGATCTTCAATCACAAAATCCTTTTGTGAGTGCAGCCAATCCAGCAGAAGTTGTTCAAATTCGAAAAATGCCCAATCAATTGTATTTACTAATTACAAAATCTGATGATAATTACATTGTGTATTCCAATCTAAATTCAGTGTTACTTCGGAATGGAGAACGCATAGAAAGTGGAACTAATATAGGACAAGCAGCTAAAAACGAACAGGGATTTTATGAACTCCATTTTGAAACCTGGCAAGGCAAAACACCTACAAATCCAATGAAATTTTTAAAATAA
- a CDS encoding Omp28-related outer membrane protein, protein MVEEATGTWCQWCPRGAVYMDSLTKLFPQHFVGIAVHNRDPMTVANYDAGIATFPGFSGYPSVIMDRKNLLDPSGMEPIFYDHVVELTPVIIDLGAKYDAATREVTVEVKADFEESVQGDHRFNMMVVEDGVKGTASTYNQSNAYAGGTNGVMGGYEILPNPVPAARMTYNHVARAIMDGWSGVPGDLPDDIPAGTSYIKSYKYIIPATTNLAKLKFVGVILDPNGEYINGNEASFDEAVARGLFTATGDPSVSVSNLNPTPNPANSITEISISLKEATALKIELLDLTGRVVSSKNYGQQSGDIILPIQTNLLENGNYMIRLYQGTTLQTSKLIVAH, encoded by the coding sequence GTGGTTGAAGAAGCAACCGGAACCTGGTGTCAGTGGTGCCCAAGAGGTGCTGTTTATATGGATTCTCTAACAAAATTATTTCCACAACATTTTGTTGGAATTGCAGTCCACAACAGAGACCCTATGACAGTAGCAAATTATGATGCTGGGATTGCTACTTTCCCTGGCTTTTCAGGATATCCAAGTGTAATCATGGACAGAAAAAATTTATTAGATCCAAGTGGAATGGAACCGATTTTTTATGATCATGTGGTAGAATTGACACCAGTAATTATTGATCTTGGTGCAAAATATGATGCAGCTACCCGCGAAGTTACTGTAGAAGTTAAAGCGGACTTTGAAGAATCGGTACAAGGAGATCACCGCTTTAACATGATGGTAGTTGAAGATGGTGTTAAAGGAACAGCATCAACGTATAACCAATCGAATGCATATGCAGGTGGCACAAATGGTGTTATGGGTGGGTATGAAATTTTACCCAATCCAGTACCAGCTGCTCGAATGACATACAATCACGTTGCACGTGCAATCATGGATGGTTGGTCTGGTGTGCCTGGTGATTTACCTGATGATATTCCAGCAGGAACCAGTTATATTAAATCTTATAAATACATTATACCAGCTACAACGAATCTTGCAAAATTGAAATTTGTTGGAGTCATCTTAGATCCTAACGGAGAATATATTAATGGAAATGAAGCATCTTTTGATGAAGCTGTGGCTAGAGGATTATTTACTGCAACTGGAGATCCATCCGTTTCAGTAAGTAATTTGAATCCAACGCCTAATCCAGCTAATTCTATAACTGAAATCAGCATCAGTTTAAAAGAGGCAACTGCTTTAAAAATAGAGCTGTTGGATTTAACCGGTCGCGTCGTTTCATCTAAAAATTATGGTCAACAATCTGGTGATATTATTTTACCGATTCAGACTAACTTGTTGGAAAACGGAAATTATATGATCCGTTTATATCAAGGAACTACTTTACAAACTTCTAAATTAATTGTTGCTCATTAA
- the rmuC gene encoding DNA recombination protein RmuC, which translates to MQLLQNNLKLEQKQGELNSLISENASLLSHIQNAKEQLQKAVGELTEQKNENYARQNEINQLKQNLAESKTQNHFFLEKLENQKRDFEEMKNRAQLEFQELAQKILEEKSQKFTSANKENLDSLLKPLGENIDQFKKRVEETYDKESKQRFSLEERVKELVEMNHKLSKEANNLASALKGQSKKQGNWGEIILESILEKSGLQKNREYKVQVSMQTEDGKRLQPDVVVYLPDNRTIIIDSKVSLIAYDRFSSSETKEDQDAALKEHVKSMYQHIDQLGDKKYDTLVESLDFTMMFVPIEPAYLIAMQEDQELWAYAYAKRILLISPTNLITSLKLIADLWKREQQSKNALEIAKQGERMYDKIIGFLESMEDVGKHLNKSQDAYHKAVGQLRDGRGSLVSRAEKMKKLGLNSQKEIPGTLMSFDESEEEEETDII; encoded by the coding sequence ATGCAATTATTGCAGAATAATTTAAAACTTGAACAGAAACAAGGTGAACTCAATAGTTTGATTTCTGAAAATGCATCGCTGTTGAGTCATATTCAAAATGCTAAGGAACAGTTGCAAAAAGCAGTTGGTGAATTAACTGAACAAAAAAATGAGAATTACGCGCGCCAGAATGAAATTAATCAGCTGAAACAAAACCTGGCTGAAAGCAAAACTCAAAATCATTTTTTTCTTGAAAAACTGGAAAACCAAAAACGTGATTTTGAAGAGATGAAGAATCGTGCACAGTTGGAATTTCAAGAATTGGCACAAAAAATTCTGGAAGAAAAATCCCAGAAATTTACATCTGCCAACAAAGAAAATCTTGACAGTCTTCTAAAACCTTTGGGTGAAAATATAGATCAGTTTAAAAAACGTGTCGAAGAAACTTATGATAAAGAATCGAAGCAACGTTTTTCACTGGAAGAACGTGTCAAGGAGTTGGTTGAAATGAATCACAAATTAAGTAAGGAAGCCAATAACCTTGCATCAGCACTTAAAGGACAATCTAAAAAACAAGGAAACTGGGGTGAAATCATATTAGAAAGTATTTTGGAAAAATCAGGTTTGCAGAAGAACCGGGAATATAAAGTTCAAGTCAGCATGCAAACCGAAGATGGTAAACGCCTTCAACCGGACGTTGTGGTGTATTTACCTGATAACCGGACGATCATCATTGATTCAAAAGTTTCACTCATCGCTTACGATCGTTTTTCATCTTCTGAAACAAAAGAAGATCAGGATGCAGCTCTTAAGGAACATGTAAAATCCATGTACCAACATATTGATCAATTAGGTGATAAAAAATACGATACCTTAGTTGAAAGCCTGGATTTTACCATGATGTTTGTACCAATCGAACCGGCTTATCTCATTGCAATGCAGGAAGATCAGGAACTGTGGGCCTACGCCTATGCCAAACGAATATTGTTGATTAGTCCGACGAATTTAATCACCTCCCTAAAATTAATTGCTGACCTCTGGAAGCGCGAACAACAAAGTAAAAATGCATTGGAAATTGCCAAACAAGGAGAACGTATGTACGACAAAATCATTGGGTTTTTAGAAAGCATGGAAGATGTTGGCAAGCATCTCAATAAATCACAGGATGCATATCACAAAGCAGTTGGACAGTTACGAGATGGCCGTGGAAGTTTGGTCAGTCGCGCTGAAAAAATGAAAAAACTTGGACTCAATTCTCAAAAAGAAATACCCGGAACCCTAATGTCTTTTGATGAATCAGAAGAAGAAGAGGAAACAGACATAATTTAA
- a CDS encoding energy transducer TonB: protein MENKDYMKLSMDEIVFEGRNKSYGAYLLRKIYDDNMARSAILGILLFILGISMPMIIKMVKGWIPEKADKEIMKEVVLADAPPLDPKKPPPPPPPKVEPPPIKDQIKFVPPKVKKDEEVKEEEPPPPTIEEMKDKEIATETKEGDKDGIDASLLEPPPPVVEEKKEEEVFKFVEQMPAFPDGDAAMMKYIREHIRYPAIAKENGIEGTVVIQFVVTKDGDIQRVQVARGIGGGCDEEASRVVKSMPNWKPGKHNGKAVPVSFTLPIRFKLEG, encoded by the coding sequence ATGGAGAATAAAGATTATATGAAACTAAGCATGGATGAAATCGTCTTTGAAGGACGAAATAAATCCTATGGTGCCTATTTGTTGCGTAAAATTTACGACGACAACATGGCTCGTTCTGCCATTTTGGGCATCTTGCTTTTTATATTGGGAATCAGTATGCCCATGATCATTAAAATGGTGAAAGGTTGGATCCCTGAAAAAGCAGATAAAGAAATTATGAAAGAAGTGGTTTTAGCAGATGCACCACCGCTGGATCCTAAAAAACCACCGCCACCTCCTCCACCAAAAGTAGAGCCTCCACCAATTAAAGATCAAATAAAATTTGTTCCCCCGAAGGTTAAAAAAGATGAGGAAGTAAAAGAAGAAGAACCACCACCTCCAACAATTGAGGAAATGAAGGATAAGGAAATTGCCACAGAAACGAAAGAAGGCGATAAAGATGGAATCGATGCATCCTTGCTTGAACCTCCTCCACCAGTAGTTGAAGAGAAAAAGGAGGAAGAGGTATTTAAGTTTGTTGAACAAATGCCCGCATTTCCAGATGGCGATGCAGCCATGATGAAATACATACGTGAGCACATCCGTTATCCGGCTATTGCCAAAGAAAACGGAATTGAAGGAACCGTAGTAATCCAGTTTGTCGTAACCAAAGATGGCGACATCCAAAGGGTACAGGTTGCCCGAGGCATTGGCGGCGGTTGCGACGAGGAAGCTTCACGGGTAGTCAAATCCATGCCAAATTGGAAACCAGGCAAACACAATGGCAAAGCCGTCCCGGTGAGTTTTACGCTCCCAATCCGATTTAAGTTGGAGGGCTAG
- a CDS encoding biopolymer transporter ExbD, which yields MAEMNVPESGAKKGKKKARSKKMSTRVDLTAMVDLGFLLITFFMLATTFNKPKTMEVNKPAKQKEDVEEPPIKMSKTVNFLLGNNNLVYWYVSPDEINADTNLELDSVDYSANGVRQIIKRRIKEVHEMWTDTTNLFVMIKPLPGSKYKNIVDILDEMTINNVRTYAILKPNDPVDSLVCLKIGQSRK from the coding sequence ATGGCTGAAATGAATGTCCCGGAAAGTGGGGCGAAGAAAGGAAAAAAGAAGGCGCGATCGAAAAAGATGTCTACTCGTGTAGACCTTACAGCGATGGTGGATCTGGGCTTTTTATTGATTACCTTCTTTATGTTGGCAACTACCTTCAATAAACCCAAAACCATGGAGGTAAATAAACCGGCCAAACAAAAGGAAGATGTTGAAGAACCACCCATCAAAATGTCCAAAACTGTCAATTTCCTTTTGGGTAATAATAATTTAGTGTATTGGTATGTATCTCCGGATGAAATCAATGCCGATACCAATTTGGAATTAGACAGTGTGGATTACAGTGCCAATGGCGTTCGTCAAATTATTAAAAGGAGAATCAAAGAAGTCCACGAAATGTGGACGGATACGACCAACTTGTTTGTAATGATTAAACCCTTACCAGGGTCTAAATACAAAAACATCGTTGATATTCTGGATGAAATGACCATTAACAATGTTCGGACTTACGCAATCTTAAAGCCAAATGATCCAGTGGACAGTCTGGTTTGTTTAAAGATTGGTCAATCCAGGAAATAA
- a CDS encoding biopolymer transporter ExbD encodes MPKVKVPRKSTAIDMTAMCDVAFLLLTFFILTTKFRPQEVVQIDIPSSTAQIPIPDKDILMIHISPDGKVFMGLDDQNTRLALLDKLEEAYSIKFSPKQRDAFRLTELWGMDIRQLPQFLDQDINTRATAAQPGMKIDTAGGEHQLQDLILFSRRANNNLRIAIKADKTTEYKAFDKVIETLQEQKVNRFNLITSARTGKE; translated from the coding sequence ATGCCAAAGGTTAAAGTTCCACGAAAAAGTACGGCCATTGATATGACTGCGATGTGTGATGTCGCATTCTTACTATTGACCTTCTTTATTCTTACTACCAAATTCAGACCACAAGAGGTTGTGCAAATTGACATCCCTTCTTCAACGGCCCAAATTCCAATTCCAGATAAGGACATATTAATGATCCATATTTCACCGGATGGAAAAGTATTTATGGGTTTGGATGATCAAAATACCCGTTTGGCTTTATTGGATAAACTGGAGGAAGCCTACAGTATAAAATTTTCACCAAAACAACGGGATGCATTTCGACTCACTGAATTGTGGGGAATGGATATTCGCCAGTTGCCTCAATTTTTGGATCAGGATATTAATACCCGTGCAACAGCTGCACAACCAGGTATGAAAATTGATACCGCGGGAGGTGAACATCAATTGCAGGACTTGATTTTATTTTCAAGACGTGCCAATAATAATTTAAGAATTGCCATTAAGGCAGATAAGACAACTGAATACAAAGCCTTTGATAAAGTAATTGAAACGCTTCAGGAACAAAAAGTCAATCGTTTTAATTTAATTACATCGGCTCGAACCGGTAAAGAGTAA
- a CDS encoding MotA/TolQ/ExbB proton channel family protein: MSNPNTKGAEASSSKFSSLFAAIVIPVAIVVGVLVYMFILGSPAHFEGGDPNGHPHPGDYLGMMYKGGILVPILMGLFMIVIAVIIERMLTIGAASGKGSIQGFVRKIKQLLDGNQIDQAIAECDKQKGSVANVIREGLTKYKEMTKATDLDKDHKVLAIQKEIEESTSLELPMLEKNLVILATISSVATLFGLLGTVFGMIRAFSAIATAGAPDAVALSTGISEALINTALGISTSALAIISYNYFTTRIDGLTYGIDEAGFTIAQTFASKH; this comes from the coding sequence ATGAGTAATCCAAACACAAAGGGTGCAGAAGCATCCAGTAGTAAATTCAGTTCGTTATTTGCAGCCATTGTTATCCCTGTGGCAATCGTTGTAGGTGTATTAGTTTACATGTTTATTCTTGGAAGTCCAGCTCACTTTGAAGGGGGCGATCCAAATGGACATCCCCATCCCGGTGATTATTTAGGGATGATGTACAAAGGAGGAATTCTGGTTCCAATCCTTATGGGTCTTTTTATGATTGTTATTGCTGTAATTATCGAACGGATGTTGACCATTGGTGCTGCATCAGGAAAAGGTTCGATTCAGGGGTTTGTTCGCAAAATCAAACAACTCTTAGATGGAAATCAAATCGATCAGGCCATTGCTGAGTGTGACAAACAAAAAGGTTCTGTTGCCAATGTGATCCGTGAAGGTTTGACAAAGTACAAAGAGATGACAAAAGCTACAGATCTTGATAAAGATCATAAAGTATTGGCTATCCAAAAAGAAATTGAAGAATCGACTTCTTTGGAATTACCCATGTTGGAAAAAAACCTGGTAATTCTTGCTACGATTTCTTCAGTGGCAACCCTTTTCGGATTATTAGGTACTGTATTTGGAATGATCCGAGCATTCTCTGCCATTGCAACCGCAGGAGCTCCGGATGCAGTAGCCTTATCAACGGGTATTTCTGAGGCTTTGATCAATACGGCTTTAGGTATCTCTACCTCTGCACTTGCCATCATATCATACAATTATTTCACAACAAGGATTGATGGATTGACTTATGGTATTGATGAAGCGGGTTTTACAATTGCTCAAACATTTGCTTCCAAGCATTAA
- a CDS encoding OmpA family protein, whose amino-acid sequence MNKIVTLAFSVLFLASCVSSKKYKDLQSEMENAKMSLQKCNDNLANCETEKAKIASDCKSQVATLDAESKSKSSKIKSLEEQMEMLKKTNNNLLDRLSDLSIVSKAGAESIKKSLDALNEKDRYIKDLNNAMARKDSLNMALILNLKRSLSGINSEDVNIEVKKGVVFISLSDKMLFKTASASINEKAGMVLEKIAKVLNDHKDLNIMVEGHTDNVPMSNDCVADNWDLSTKRATAVVRMLEKKYKVSPSRMTAGGRSEYDPKAANDNAEGRKANRRTEIILVPQLDQFFKLIAPQS is encoded by the coding sequence ATGAATAAGATTGTAACGCTTGCTTTTTCTGTTTTGTTCTTAGCTTCTTGTGTATCAAGTAAAAAATACAAAGATCTTCAGTCTGAAATGGAAAATGCTAAAATGAGTTTGCAAAAATGCAATGACAACCTTGCAAACTGTGAAACTGAGAAAGCTAAAATAGCTTCTGATTGCAAAAGTCAGGTAGCTACCTTGGATGCTGAATCCAAATCCAAATCAAGCAAAATTAAATCGCTTGAAGAGCAAATGGAAATGCTGAAAAAAACCAATAACAATTTATTGGATCGTTTATCAGATTTATCCATTGTAAGTAAAGCAGGTGCAGAAAGTATTAAGAAATCCTTGGATGCCTTGAATGAAAAAGATCGCTACATCAAGGATCTTAACAATGCGATGGCTCGTAAAGATTCCCTCAATATGGCATTGATCCTTAACCTGAAAAGATCGCTTTCAGGTATTAATTCTGAGGACGTAAATATCGAAGTTAAGAAAGGCGTTGTGTTTATTTCGCTTTCTGATAAAATGTTATTTAAAACAGCGAGTGCAAGTATCAATGAAAAAGCAGGAATGGTTCTTGAAAAAATTGCTAAAGTCTTAAATGATCATAAAGACCTGAACATTATGGTTGAAGGCCATACGGACAATGTACCGATGTCTAATGACTGTGTAGCAGACAACTGGGACCTGAGTACAAAAAGAGCAACTGCAGTGGTTCGTATGTTGGAAAAGAAATACAAAGTGAGCCCAAGTCGCATGACTGCAGGAGGTCGCTCAGAATATGATCCAAAAGCAGCCAATGACAATGCAGAAGGAAGAAAAGCAAACCGTCGGACCGAAATAATTCTGGTACCACAATTAGATCAATTCTTTAAATTGATCGCCCCTCAGAGCTAA
- a CDS encoding DUF2237 domain-containing protein, which yields MNLKLNVFGKPLVPCSMDPLTGFYRDGCCTTGADDLGMHTVCIRATTEFLEFSKLRGNDLSTPRPEYQFAGVKPGDQWCLCALRWKEAWEAGAAPELILESTNQDVLKYIPFEVLLEFKVETNSLS from the coding sequence ATGAACTTAAAATTAAATGTGTTTGGAAAGCCTTTAGTGCCTTGCAGTATGGATCCTTTAACCGGGTTTTACCGCGATGGCTGTTGTACAACTGGGGCTGATGATCTTGGAATGCATACGGTATGCATCCGCGCTACAACTGAATTTCTTGAATTCTCAAAACTCAGAGGCAATGATTTATCTACCCCAAGACCAGAATATCAGTTTGCCGGAGTTAAGCCCGGTGATCAATGGTGTTTATGTGCCTTGAGATGGAAAGAGGCCTGGGAAGCCGGTGCTGCTCCTGAACTTATTTTGGAATCTACGAATCAAGATGTTTTAAAATACATTCCGTTTGAAGTATTGTTGGAATTTAAAGTTGAAACCAACAGTTTGTCGTAA
- a CDS encoding AI-2E family transporter encodes MEKRVNVSHSFLIELYLYSMWQKYYRYIIGIGILIFLLFVLSYFSEVVSYILISWVLSMIGQPIMGFLLVRLHLLRFPFGKSLAALLTLISMFSILGVLLWLFVPLVIQQAVVLSKVDFNEISLALQEPINKLNYWLRSMGLEPGPSAGDQVKSFIGSYFDPSHISDFFGTLLSKAGSIFIGLFSILFISFFFLKERGLFTEIVESFVPTGQERKIRNVIDDVSILLTRYFGGIVLQMTILMLLSTGFLSFFGIKNALLISFFYVVMNIIPYLGPVIGAAFACLLTISSNLEMNFYSQTLPLLSKVLMVFIVIKLLDDFIIQPYIFSKRVQAHPLEIFIVIMIGARVGGIIGMVVAIPAYTIFRVLAKTF; translated from the coding sequence GTGGAAAAGCGTGTAAATGTAAGCCACAGCTTCCTCATTGAATTGTATCTTTACTCCATGTGGCAAAAATACTACCGGTACATCATCGGGATCGGTATCTTGATCTTTTTATTATTTGTACTGAGTTATTTCAGTGAAGTCGTAAGTTATATTCTTATTAGTTGGGTACTCAGTATGATTGGTCAACCCATTATGGGTTTCCTATTGGTCCGCCTCCATTTGTTGCGTTTTCCTTTTGGAAAATCATTAGCTGCTTTGTTAACCTTAATCAGTATGTTTAGTATTTTAGGGGTTTTGCTTTGGCTCTTTGTGCCTTTGGTAATTCAACAGGCAGTCGTTTTATCTAAAGTTGATTTTAATGAGATTTCTTTGGCTTTGCAAGAACCCATCAACAAACTGAATTACTGGTTGCGTTCAATGGGTTTGGAGCCTGGACCCAGTGCGGGAGACCAGGTTAAATCGTTTATTGGATCTTATTTTGATCCCAGCCACATCAGTGATTTTTTTGGGACCTTACTCAGTAAAGCAGGATCCATATTTATTGGCTTGTTTTCAATTTTGTTTATCAGCTTTTTTTTCTTGAAAGAACGTGGATTATTTACAGAAATCGTGGAGTCATTTGTCCCTACCGGACAAGAGCGAAAAATTCGGAATGTCATTGATGATGTAAGTATTTTATTAACCCGTTATTTTGGAGGGATTGTCCTTCAAATGACCATTCTTATGCTCCTTTCAACAGGATTTTTAAGTTTTTTCGGAATCAAAAATGCCTTATTGATTTCATTTTTTTATGTCGTTATGAATATCATTCCTTATTTAGGTCCGGTGATCGGTGCAGCTTTTGCTTGCTTACTTACAATTTCCTCTAATCTGGAAATGAATTTTTATTCACAAACGCTTCCTTTGTTATCAAAAGTGTTGATGGTTTTCATCGTTATTAAACTTCTGGATGATTTTATAATCCAGCCATATATTTTTTCGAAACGCGTACAAGCACATCCTTTGGAAATATTTATTGTCATTATGATTGGCGCCAGAGTGGGTGGAATTATTGGAATGGTTGTAGCAATTCCAGCATATACGATTTTCAGAGTATTGGCTAAAACCTTTTAA
- a CDS encoding carboxymuconolactone decarboxylase family protein → MSLVKEFNDYRSRMNDVILSHDHLPLKRFFSLDHQMYQESALPVKTKELLGLVASMVLRCDDCIKYHLQKCFENEVSIEEIYDVFAIANMVGGSICIPHTRRAAEYWEELIGNREEDKG, encoded by the coding sequence ATGTCACTTGTAAAGGAATTTAATGACTACAGATCTCGGATGAACGATGTAATCTTATCGCACGATCACCTTCCTTTAAAACGATTTTTTTCTTTGGATCATCAAATGTATCAGGAGTCAGCCCTTCCTGTGAAAACCAAAGAATTGCTGGGACTAGTTGCCTCCATGGTACTTCGCTGCGATGATTGCATCAAATATCATTTACAAAAATGTTTTGAAAATGAAGTGAGTATAGAAGAGATTTATGACGTATTTGCAATCGCCAATATGGTTGGTGGTTCGATCTGTATTCCACACACGCGAAGGGCGGCTGAGTATTGGGAAGAATTGATTGGGAATCGGGAGGAGGATAAAGGATAA
- the yidD gene encoding membrane protein insertion efficiency factor YidD: protein MIHLKVLKYLIIIPVKAYQYLLSPLLGKNCRFEPSCSTYMIQAVEEWGIFKGFWLGLRRISRCHPWGKSGADPVPKKKARG, encoded by the coding sequence ATAATTCACTTGAAGGTGCTCAAATACTTGATTATAATCCCCGTTAAAGCGTATCAATACCTACTTTCTCCCCTATTAGGAAAAAATTGTCGTTTCGAACCTTCTTGTTCTACCTATATGATTCAGGCAGTTGAAGAGTGGGGAATTTTTAAAGGTTTTTGGTTAGGACTTCGGCGCATCAGTCGTTGTCATCCTTGGGGCAAAAGTGGAGCAGATCCGGTACCTAAGAAGAAGGCTAGAGGCTAG